From the Candidatus Bipolaricaulota bacterium genome, the window CGACCCGCAAGTGGTGGAGACGGTCGGCGGGTTGGTGTACGAGGGGCAAAACCTTATCCCTAGCCTGATCGATAGTGCGTGGCAAAGGTCCCTGCACCGGCTGGGACTCACTACGGCGACCGCGGCCAATCTCGCCGTCCGAAAAACGGCCTTCGAACAGGTGGGAGGGTTTTACCTTCCGAACGGGGATTTCCCCCGCGGTTATCCCGAGCTTGAGGCGATGTGGCTGGGGATGAAGCTGCGCCACGTCGGCAAGATCGTCCTCCTTCCCCGACTGCGGGTGATCACCTCCCCGCGACGGATTAAAAATCCGAAGATGGCGTATTGGTGGAGCCTTGGGTACCTGCGCAAGGCTGGGCGATTCGGGTACTGGGAGCTCACCGGTAGGAGTCTACACATCAAGGACTCCGCTGCCGGGAAGACGAGATGACAACGCCCAGCACGATCTCAGTCGTAGTTCCCGCCCACAATGAGGAGGAGCTCCTCCCGAGGTGCCTTGCCGCCTTGAAGAAGCAGACGGTCGATTTCGAGCTCATCGTAGTCGACTCCGCTTCGTGCGATGGGACGGCCGCGGTGGCAAAAAGGCTCGGGGCGAAGGTGATCTCGGTGAAGGAACTCGGGCTTGCCCGAGCGAGACAGGCAGGGTTTGACCTGGCGCAGGGAGAGATCGTGGTTACTACGGATGCCGATTCCGTGCCCCCGCCCGACTGGCTTGAAGGGCTCACCAAGCCCTTTCGTATCCCCGAGGTGGTCGGCGCCTACGGGAGCCTCATTCTTGAGGGGAAAGGGCCTCTCGTGCGCGGTGCTGAGGGCTTCTTCCTCTTCTGGCAATGGCTTAATCACCACCTCGGGCGACCGCTCTTCTGCGGTCCCAGCTTTGCGGTACGGAAACAGGCGTTTGAGGAGGTAGGAGGATTTAAGCGCGGTGAAACCTTTTACGCCGACGACGAAACCGACATTCGGCTTGCC encodes:
- a CDS encoding glycosyltransferase — translated: MTTPSTISVVVPAHNEEELLPRCLAALKKQTVDFELIVVDSASCDGTAAVAKRLGAKVISVKELGLARARQAGFDLAQGEIVVTTDADSVPPPDWLEGLTKPFRIPEVVGAYGSLILEGKGPLVRGAEGFFLFWQWLNHHLGRPLFCGPSFAVRKQAFEEVGGFKRGETFYADDETDIRLAFKLRRVGKVVFLPQVRILNSTRKLSGWRGLGYLAHHTGNYFRLCWLRYNDV
- a CDS encoding glycosyltransferase, with protein sequence MNVSVVIPARNEEKNLPRCLAALARQTYGDFELIVVDSASSDGTGRVARDHGARVIRVEVPGVALARQVGFEAAQGEIIASMDADTIAPPDWLARLIAPLSDPQVVETVGGLVYEGQNLIPSLIDSAWQRSLHRLGLTTATAANLAVRKTAFEQVGGFYLPNGDFPRGYPELEAMWLGMKLRHVGKIVLLPRLRVITSPRRIKNPKMAYWWSLGYLRKAGRFGYWELTGRSLHIKDSAAGKTR